A stretch of DNA from Actinomycetota bacterium:
TCTTTCCCCCGTGTCTCACCTCCTTGACCCGGAGGTTTTCGGCCACCTCCCGGAACCTCCCGGCCCGGGAGAGCACCCCGGACATGGCTTTTCTCTCCAGACGCATCTTCACCCCCAGGATGTAGGAGAAGCCCAGTTCCTCGAGCTCCTGCGCATTCCTCCTTCCCGTCATTCCCCGGTCGGCCACGATGCAGATGTCCTCCACCCCGAAGCGCTCCCGCAAGGAAGTGGCCACGGGCAGGATGGTTCTGGCGTCTGTGGTGTTGCCCGGCCACATGGGGCAGGCGATGGGCCTTCCCTCCTGGTCCATGACCACCCCCACCACCATCTGGTTCTCGTCCGGCCTGCGGTCCTTGGAATATCCCCTCCTTCCCCAGAACTCCCCGCCCCTCCCCTCGAAGTAGAGGGTGGTGGTATCGAAAAAGACCAGCGAAAGGGAGGAGAAGAGGTCCCGGTTGCGGAAGAAGAGTTCCTCCTCCACCCTCTCCCGGACCTCCCCCAAGAAGGCCATGGCCCGGTAGAGGTGGTGCAGGGAGAGATCCTCCGCCCCGGTGATGCGGAAGTCGCGGGCGCACCGATCCGCAAAACGGTCCGATCCGGGGAAGAAGAGGCGGGCCAGGGTGGCGGCGTAGACCGCCCTCTCCACGGGGAAGGAATACCTGCGTCCGGAAAGCAGCTTCTCGATGGCGGAACCACAGCCCAGCTCGGACCAGAGCCGGCCACAGATGAGGTCGGGGCCTATCCTTTGTACCCTCTTGGCCTTAAGCTTCCCCTCCCGCAGCTCCTCCGTCACCCTGACTTTATCCGAGAAGCGGGAGAGGGAACGCAGGATCCCCTCTATCTGGCCGGAGGCTACGAGCTCCTCCTTCCTGCCCAGGGTGGCGATCACCCTCTGGCGTACCTTATCCCCCTCCCGGTAGTTCTCCACCACCTGCAGGTAGGTGCGGCCCTGGACGGTCTTCTCCCGGATAAACATATCACTACTATAATACCACATTATTAGCCATTTACAATATTAAATACATAAATTGTGCCATTTAAACGTGGCACTACTTTTCAGTGCGTTTCGGAAGCCGCAATCCATCTACCTGGGGTTTTGCGCACGAATTGGGTCAAAGTCGAGGGTCAACTGTAGAAGATGAGTTTAAGACGGTCCCTATTCGATATGACACGTAAACCCTCCGAGCAAGTTTAGAGAAAGCCTGGAGATGCTTTAAGGCTGTATTGCTGGGACGCGGCGAATTATACGAGTGTCGGTTGATGGGAACGGGCCCCGATCATGCGCGTTCGAGCCTGCGAGAGGCAACGACGTCTGAGCCCATTCCCGGAATATCGCGGTAGATTACCGACCCTCCTCGGCTGGGGCTTCTTAGATCATCGCCTCGTAGAGCGGCGCCTTGTCCCGCAGGTGCATCATGACCGTTAAAAAGATTACAAGGTCACGCCCATGCGAAGGCAACTATACCCGTTCCGAAGAACTCCCCACAGGGAGGGTGAAAGTGAAGACGGAACCTCCGCCCTCCCTGGATTTATACCAGATCCTTCCTCCATGGGCATTTATGATCATCTTGGCTAGGTAAAGGCCGAGACCAATTCCCGGTATGGAGTGGTAAACGGCCTTACCCGCGTGGTAAAAGCGTTCGAAGACTCTCTCCTCCTCGCCTTCCGGTATCCCCGGACCGCGGTCCAGCACGGATATCACTACTTCATCTTCCACCCTCTCGACCTCCAAGGTAATGGGGGTGTCCGGGGGAGAGAATTTAGCGGCATTGTCCAACAGCGCTGACAGGACAAAGGTCACCTTTCCCGGATCCACGGAAAAAGTACCCACCTTTTCGCCCAGGTGAACCTCAAACCCTCTCCCTTCATACCTTTCTCCCAGTTCCGCCAGGGCCGACTCTACAACGGCGGCAACCGGAACTTCCCTTATCGATAGGGTAAGCTTGCCCCTCTCGATACGGGTAACATCCAGGAGCTCATTCAATATAAAGGTCAGCCGATCCGCAGCCTGATTTATCTTGGCCAGCATATCCTTTTTCTCGCCCTTGCTCAATCTGTCCTCGAATTCGGCGAGGGTTATGGCGTAGCCTTTCACCAACGTAATGGGATGGCGTAATTCGTGCGAAGCGATGTCGATGAAATCGCGCAGATCCTCTTCATCCCTCCATCTAGCCTCCTCGATGGAAAGGGCACGGGCGAGCATCCCCATGTATCCCACTTCCTCGTCACTGAAATGCCGCTCCCGCCCGTCGAAGAGGCAGAGGCATCCCACGAATTCCGACCCCACCATCACCGGGTGACTGAGCAAAGATTTCAAGCCGTATTCACCGATATCCGGATCGCTCTCCATGATCCTGGGAAGCCTGTCTTTATCCCATCCCAGCGGACCTCTATGCCAGAGAAAAAACTCCTCCAGTATTTTTCTCTCCAGAGACGTTCCCCTCGGTCGATAACTCTCGCATCCGGAAAGAGCGAGGGTGAGGGAATAGGACTTCCCCTCCAGGCGCCAGTACTTGGCCAACTCGCAGTGGAGGATCTCCCTGCCCGTCGCGATAATCTTCTCCATGTTTTGCAGCGGATCGTCTCCCAGATTCAGGAAGCACTGGTTGAGCCTGCTCAAGCGCTCCTCCGCTTTTTGTCTCCTGCTTTCCCGCTCCATGGCATCCAGGGCAAAGGAGATACCCGCTGCCAAGTCCTCCATGATCTGTTCTTCTCCGAGGCCGAAATAGCCAGCAAGAGTCGAGTACACGTTGATGGAACCGATCACCCCCCCCCNNNNNNNNNNCCCCCCCCCCCCGCACCGCAACGCAGCGGGAAGATCCCGCAGGATTGGTAACCGGAGGCCAGTGCCTTGTCTCGCCAAGGTGCCATTCGCGAATCGTTCTCTATGTCGTTGCATACCAGCGGCCTTCCCTCCCGGACGACCATTTCGGAAGGGTTACGACCTTCCCGGCTCTCATCCGCATCTAGCTTTATGCCCTCCACGTATTCCTCGCGAATACCCGCATGCGCCACCGGCCTCAGCCTTCCGGTCGAGGGATTCACCATTTCTATCCATGCCGTGGTGAACAATCCCTCATCCACCAGGATTCTGCATATCTCATTTAACAGGGCGTCCCTTTCCCTAAAGCGCACCACCGCCCGGTTAACGTCCGAAAGGACCGCGTAGAACCGTCCGAGGCGTTCCATCCTCGACCTCGCCGCGTTTCTCTCAGTTACATCCTCAACAGAGGCGATGACCCCCGCGACGTCCCCCTTCTCATCCCTCAAAGGCGCGGCGTTGAAGGACAAGGTCTTTCTGCTTCCGTCCCTGCATATCACGGAGTACTCCAAATCGAGCAATTCGGATTCCCCACCCATGACCCGGAGGAAAGGTAGTTCTTCCCGGGGGACGGGATTTCCGTCCATATCCGCGACCTCGAAAAAAAGACGGTCATAAAAACTTCCGAGGATCTCTCCCCTCGCGAGCCCGAAAATGCTCTTAGCGGAAGGATTGGCGAAGGTCACTCTCCCCTCGCTATCGAAGATGATTATCCCCACCGGTACCGTATTCACTATGGCGGAAAGCTGCTCCCGGTTCTTTCTCAGCTCCTCTTCAGCGCGGTCTCGTTCCTCGCTTCTTGCCTGCAAGAACTCAGCCATGCGGTCGAAGGAGCGCGCCAGAAGACCGATTTCCCCCACCGCATCACCGAGTCCGGTCCGTGCCTCGAGATTTCCCTCCCCCAGTTCCCGGGAGGCGCGCAGTAAGTTCCTGATCGGCGTGAGGATGAAAAATCCGCTCAACCAATATGTCGAAAGGATAACGAGGGCTACGAACAGCCCCAGATACGCTAGGTCCACAGCCAAGGCCCGGTTGATCGGTCCGTATATTTCCTTTTCCAAAAACCCCACGCACACGTAGACTTTTCCGGTTTCTTCACTTCCCATGAGGGTCTTGTGGACATACAGCCTGCGTACACCGTCCAATCCCTCGGCGTGAATGGATCCGTTTCCGGATCGCTCGAGTATATTTTTCACCACGGTCTCCTCGGGCACCACCCACCCCTCATAACCGCCTTCATCCGGATAACGGACAAGAACGGTCCCCCGGCTGTCCACCAATTGCAGGACGGAACCAGGCGAAAGCTCCAACCCGGCAGCGAACCCATCCAGCCACTCGAGGTCCCATGCCGCCACCAGTACTACGTCGATCTCCCCTCTCTCGTCCAGAACCGGTTGGGCGAAAACCAGAAGGGGCTTTCCGGTTATGCGATCGATAGAAT
This window harbors:
- a CDS encoding ATP-binding protein, giving the protein GGVIGSINVYSTLAGYFGLGEEQIMEDLAAGISFALDAMERESRRQKAEERLSRLNQCFLNLGDDPLQNMEKIIATGREILHCELAKYWRLEGKSYSLTLALSGCESYRPRGTSLERKILEEFFLWHRGPLGWDKDRLPRIMESDPDIGEYGLKSLLSHPVMVGSEFVGCLCLFDGRERHFSDEEVGYMGMLARALSIEEARWRDEEDLRDFIDIASHELRHPITLVKGYAITLAEFEDRLSKGEKKDMLAKINQAADRLTFILNELLDVTRIERGKLTLSIREVPVAAVVESALAELGERYEGRGFEVHLGEKVGTFSVDPGKVTFVLSALLDNAAKFSPPDTPITLEVERVEDEVVISVLDRGPGIPEGEEERVFERFYHAGKAVYHSIPGIGLGLYLAKMIINAHGGRIWYKSREGGGSVFTFTLPVGSSSERV
- a CDS encoding PAS domain-containing protein, producing the protein MSYDRRRDFSGKSIRIVSIDLKRDFDVSEIIAKRRGVILQKKKKKKKKKKKKKKKMKDFGVDVRPFGGLRCRVLLTVVFAFLPAFALILFSALERRKDALDDARRDADCQVELMVHDFSHKVDETRQLLSHLSISKEFKERDWAGCERLLRDILPEMRGLADIIVVDGAGNLVVSAVPFVGSLNVADCPYFQRAVKSREFSVGDYSIDRITGKPLLVFAQPVLDERGEIDVVLVAAWDLEWLDGFAAGLELSPGSVLQLVDSRGTVLVRYPDEGGYEGWVVPEETVVKNILERSGNGSIHAEGLDGVRRLYVHKTLMGSEETGKVYVCVGFLEKEIYGPINRALAVDLAYLGLFVALVILSTYWLSGFFILTPIRNLLRASRELGEGNLEARTGLGDAVGEIGLLARSFDRMAEFLQARSEERDRAEEELRKNREQLSAIVNTVPVGIIIFDSEGRVTFANPSAKSIFGLARGEILGSFYDRLFFEVADMDGNPVPREELPFLRVMGGESELLDLEYSVICRDGSRKTLSFNAAPLRDEKGDVAGVIASVEDVTERNAARSRMERLGRFYAVLSDVNRAVVRFRERDALLNEICRILVDEGLFTTAWIEMVNPSTGRLRPVAHAGIREEYVEGIKLDADESREGRNPSEMVVREGRPLVCNDIENDSRMAPWRDKALASGYQSCGIFPLRCGAGGGG
- a CDS encoding IS1634 family transposase, encoding MFIREKTVQGRTYLQVVENYREGDKVRQRVIATLGRKEELVASGQIEGILRSLSRFSDKVRVTEELREGKLKAKRVQRIGPDLICGRLWSELGCGSAIEKLLSGRRYSFPVERAVYAATLARLFFPGSDRFADRCARDFRITGAEDLSLHHLYRAMAFLGEVRERVEEELFFRNRDLFSSLSLVFFDTTTLYFEGRGGEFWGRRGYSKDRRPDENQMVVGVVMDQEGRPIACPMWPGNTTDARTILPVATSLRERFGVEDICIVADRGMTGRRNAQELEELGFSYILGVKMRLERKAMSGVLSRAGRFREVAENLRVKEVRHGGK